The Oleiphilus messinensis DNA segment GTTTAACAGCCGTCAGACAATCATTAATCTGATACAGCGATTCAGCATGCCCAACGATCAGATAACCTCCAGGCTTCAACTGACGATAAATGCGTTCGATTAATTTGCGCTTGGTTTCCGTGTTGAAATAAATCATCACATTACGCAGGAAAATAACATCAAATTGGTCCAGGCAGCGCCAGTCCCCGTTAAGGTTGAATTGCTCAAACCGAACCTTGGCACTCAGAGCAGGGTCAATCATTAACTTGGTCGCTTGATCCGCAACACCTTTCAGACAGTAATCCCGGAGAAAAGGCAGCGGTATTTTCTCTGCCGCCGAAATCGGGTAAACACCGGTTCGGGCCCGCTCGATGACCGCTTGATTGATATCAGTGCCCAAAATCTGCCAGGATCCTTGAATCCCCAGAGAGCGCGCCAAAACCATAGCGATGGAATAGGCTTCTTCACCACTTGACGCGGCTGCACTCCAGATTTTCAATTGCTCCCCGGAGCGATGGGCCGGCACGATAACATCTGCCAGAAACTCAAGGTGTTTTACTTCCCGAAAGAAATAGGTTTCATTGGTCGTCAACGCATCAAGCAGCAACTGCAGCTCCTGGGCCTGACCTGGTCGCTGTACCAGATCGAGGTATTGCCCGTAACGGCTCAAACCCAGCTGGACAAGGCGCTTGTTCAATCGCCCCATCAACAGTATTTTTTTATTATCCGATAAGGAAATTCCGGATAGTGTCATTAACAATGCCTGAACCCGGCGAAATTCAGCATCGGTAATCTGAATTTTTTCAACCAAAACCTCGTCCCGAATTGCTAACATATCC contains these protein-coding regions:
- a CDS encoding CheR family methyltransferase, which produces MLAIRDEVLVEKIQITDAEFRRVQALLMTLSGISLSDNKKILLMGRLNKRLVQLGLSRYGQYLDLVQRPGQAQELQLLLDALTTNETYFFREVKHLEFLADVIVPAHRSGEQLKIWSAAASSGEEAYSIAMVLARSLGIQGSWQILGTDINQAVIERARTGVYPISAAEKIPLPFLRDYCLKGVADQATKLMIDPALSAKVRFEQFNLNGDWRCLDQFDVIFLRNVMIYFNTETKRKLIERIYRQLKPGGYLIVGHAESLYQINDCLTAVKPSIYRRV